The Listeria welshimeri serovar 6b str. SLCC5334 genome has a window encoding:
- a CDS encoding contact-dependent growth inhibition system immunity protein, which yields MDQKIKDIYHIDDSFSIDNEKYNKWLKSLFNKTKDEITEKDVYTMLLQQELEDLAIEKAIEFIKIDPLTGEMWDGQLLEQLAGISADKLVAYKEDLQKLIPYIDIQIKEPLWDFEFEREDFISRYMKFKDKVADL from the coding sequence TTGGATCAAAAAATAAAGGATATCTATCATATAGATGACTCTTTTTCTATTGATAACGAAAAATACAATAAGTGGCTAAAATCATTGTTTAATAAAACTAAAGACGAAATTACGGAAAAGGATGTATATACGATGCTTCTGCAACAAGAACTAGAGGATTTAGCCATTGAAAAAGCAATTGAGTTTATTAAAATAGACCCATTAACTGGAGAAATGTGGGATGGACAACTTTTAGAACAGTTAGCAGGAATATCAGCCGATAAATTGGTAGCTTACAAAGAGGATTTGCAAAAATTAATACCTTATATAGACATTCAAATTAAGGAACCTTTATGGGATTTTGAATTTGAAAGAGAAGACTTTATATCCAGATATATGAAGTTTAAAGATAAAGTGGCTGATTTATAA